TTCTGCTAGGAGCTACTAGGCTCACAGTGCCCAACCTTTTCTGTTCTTCCTGATGCTGCCTGGTTGGCGCCTCTCCTCCGCTTTGCCCTGAGGCTGGGACAGTGTCTATCTTGTCCTTCTCCTATGTCGCCAGCACCCTGCAGGGCCACAGCACACCTCAGCATCTGTCCCTGAGTGGCTCTGACAGCGCACTCTACCCCTGCCTTGCCGCTGCTAATGTTGCGTGCTGGCCTCCTGCCTTGTGTAGTTCCCAAGTAATCCTGAGGCCATGGTGTTCCGTGGGCAGTGATGTGGCCAAAGGGTCGTTCCATTGCATCACCTGGGTTGGAGAAAGGGTTTATGGTTTGTAGACCATCAAATGTAGAACTGactttcaagggatcagagggccTGGCCCTGTGCATGTGGCCTGCTCGTGGGGCTTCCGTCTCCCTGCCTGTAAGATGGGCACTGTCACTGCGACTACTGTTGTCAGTCCTGCTTGGTCCTTCAGGTTGGCCATGGACAGGTGACTCACCTGAGCCTCTGGTCCCTCCCCTATAAGTCGGGGCAGTGGCTCTGTTGCAGGTGTCTGTCCTTCCCTGCAGGAACCCAAGACAGACCAGGACGAGGAGCACTGCCGGAAGGTCAACGAGTACCTGAACAACCCCCCAATGCCCGGAGCACTGGGGACAAGTGGGAGCGGAGGCCATGAGCTGTCTGCGCTGGGCGGTACGGCCACCCTCGGGGTGCTGCGAGGTCCATGGGGAGTCTGTGAATGGGTCTTGACAGGATAGGCTGCTTATTTGCAAGTGCAAATGGAGGATTCCAAATTAAGAGCCCCCCTTACAGGTTCCAAGTCAGTCCCCACTGCCATCCTCCTGTGACAAAGCAGTATTTGAGCTTTGCCCTGTTCACTGTACAAGTCGGGGTTGCTGGAGGTAGGGACGTTACCATGGGGGATGTCGACTGCCTGTGCTGGAGGCCCCTGGCACCTCAGGCCCCTTCCAGGAGCCCCAGCCCGTGGCACTGTGGGTCGCCCCGGCCACAGGCAGGCCCCACGTCTGAGCACCTTGTCTTCCAGGTGAGGGCGGCCTGCAGAGCCTGCTGGGGAACATGAGCCACAGCCAGTTGATGCAGCTCATTGGACCTGCCGGCCTCGGGGGGCTGGGTAAGGCGCCCACCGTCAGGGGCCTTGGTCACGCATCAGGCAGCCTTCAGCAGTGGCTGCTTTTGATCAAGTCTCTGTCTTCTGATTGGCTCTGTCTGAGCACTGGCCTCCCTAGGGAAGGGCCTGGTGCCAACCACTGGAGCCGGGAGCTGGACCCAGCCCTGAATTTCAGCGTGCACTGGTTGGGCTGGGTTGGGTGTGCTTTGTGGACATTTAAGAAATACTCTATGTACCAGATTTAGACTACACGTCACCTTGAACCTAAATGCATTCATAATGTAACAGGATGAACAGAAGTGATCTGTTACTACCATCTGAGTAGTTGCTGCCCTCACCCCGCCATTGTGGTCGCCACTCCCTGCTCGTCCCTTGGCTTTGGTGTGGGGTGTTTCTGCTCGTTAGGCAGGGGAAGGTGGGCTCTCCAGGTGCGTGTGACATCTGCGCTCCTGTCTCCTTGTCCCTCATAGGTGGACTGGGGGCCCTGACCGGGCCAGGCCTGGCCAGCTTACTGGGGAGTGGAGGGCCTCCGGCAAGCAGCTCCTCCTCCAGGTGAGCCTCACCCGGCCCCCACCCACCTTCACATGCCCCCAGGGTCCTCTGCCTCAAGGAGACCGGACATAAGAGGGTACCCGGGAGGGTCCCCTTTGTGGTCTAGACTCTCCCTGGCCTCTGGGGCAGGACTGACGTGTCACGGGCACCTTTGTGGGCGCGTGGCCACTCCAGCGCTGCCCCCGctctccccagctcccggagCCAGTCCGCCGCAGTCACCCCGTCCTCCACCACCTCTTCTGCCCGCACCACCCCAGCCCCTTCTGCTCCAGCAGCTGCCTCGGCCACCAGCCCTAGCCCCGCGCCCAGTTCAGGTAATGGAACCGGCACAGCAGCCAGTCCAGCCCAGCCCATCCAGCTGAGCGACCTCCAGAGCATTCTAGCCACGATGAGCGTGCCGGCCGGGCCCGGAGGCGGCCAACAAGGTAACAGGAGCCCCTCAGCTCCAGGCGGGCGTGAAGGTGCCTGCCGCCCCGCCTGCCTGCTGGCTCTCCGAGGCGTGTCGGGCACGTCCCTGGGCTGCCCTGCCTGCGCATCACCGCACCCCCCCAGCAGCTCCATGGCCCGGGAGCCTGCGGATGTCCTCCCACGTGGGCATCCGAGTGGCCTCCAGCCGCTGATGGCCATGCTCGCACCCTAGTTGACCTGGCCAGTGTGCTGACGCCCGAGATCATGGCGCCTATCCTTGCCAACGCAGACGTCCAGGAGCGTCTGCTGCCCTACCTGCCCTCCGGGGAGTCACTGCCGCAGACCGCAGAGGAGATCCAGAACACGCTGACCTCACCCCAGTTCCAGCAGGTAGCCTCAGGGGCTGGGCGCCCCGCCTGCCCTCAGTGCCTGTCACCCGGTGTCCCCGCGCTGTAGCTGTCCGAGTGACTCTGCCGAAGGCACACTTAGGGGTCCTGGCTCTTCCTCGCAGGCCCTGGGCATGTTCAGCGCCGCCTTGGCCTCGGGGCAGCTGGGCCCCCTCATGTGCCAGTTTGGCCTTCCTGCTGAGGCCGTGGAGGCTGCCAACAAGGGCGGTGAGTACCTGCTCATCTGCTCTCCTCGTGCGAAAACAAGCCTGTCCGTTCGCAAAGCAGGGCTGGCCGTCCTGGCAGCCCCAGGCTGTGGGCTGCTGCTTGCCTCCTGTCCCCTCTGCTCAGCAGTCCCGGGCCAGGGTCTAGAAAGGTCACCCCACACTTTTAAATGCGTTTTAGATGTGGAAGCATTTGCCAAAGCAATGCAGAACAGTGCCAGCCCTGAGCAGGAGGGCGACGGGAAGGACAAGAAGGATGAAGAGGAGGACATGAGCTTAGACTGAGCGACTGCTCCTTTCCGGGGCAAGGGGCTCGGCTGTGTGATTTTAGTAGTGACATTCGTGATCCGTTGCGTACTCTCACACCTCTCTTCCAAGTTTCGAAGAAATAAAAGTCTTTTCCTGTATGTGCCAACTCCAGCTTGTGTGTGCCTGGCACAGGCGGGAGGTGCCCATGGTTCAGGGAGCCCCCTCCCCGGGCATTCACCTCCTGCAGGAGCCCTTGGCTGGTTCCCAGTGCCAGACGTAGACCTGTCTCACATTTAAATCAACACTCAGTTAATAAaagatactttttaatttttgttttaagcagCAGGGGCCAGTGATTTACAGCTCTCTCCTGTGAAAAATGGTAGAAGGAAAACCTCATAATTAAGCTGATagataaaaagtataaaaaaccCATTTTACAGTATTTTGCCCATTCGTTTGGTAAGTCAGACATAACTTAAACCATTTCCAGAAGGAAGATTTATCACCGGTAGAACCTGGAATCTAGATGAATACACACATCTGGGAGAGGGGCTGAGGGTACAGTGAAGGGGCTGTGGGTCTGAGAGGCGAGACCCTGCCGGCCTAGGGCAGCCCACCCATGGGCTCCGGGCTCCAGGGAACCTTGAAGACTCTCCTGCATGGCTTTTGGAGGGGCAGCCTGGGCTCCATGGGCAGCTGTGCTATGTGGCTGGGCAGCCACTGGCCCCCACTGCCCCCTGAACACGTGCAGAGTGAGGCAGGGTGACCGGGGACTGGTTCACTCCCAGATTTCTCATGCAGCCAAGATAGGCTTGAGGCCGAGAGCGCATCCAAGTGGGGGGCCCAGCCTGTGCATCCATGGGTTCTGGGGGTGTGGGAGGAGACAGGTTGGAGCAGAGACCAGTGCCCCATtccccctccaccaccaccaagcTGTGGGGTTCCCAACTATCCCATTACAGGAGGGTGGGGTGGCCCCAGAGCCTGGTCCTCGAGGGGCTGAGGCCGTACTCACCAGGCAGGCCCCCAAGGTGCAGAGAGACCAGGGTGTCAGCCAAGGCCGCTGGCTCAGGGCCCAGGGTGTGGTTGCTCTGGGTGTCCACCTCCAGCCGGAGCACGTTCCCACCTTTAGTCACTGCAGATACAGGCTCCTTGTGGATGGGCGGAGGGGACCCCTCACCAGCCGtgtggggagggctcctggctggctGTGTTGCTCAGCCCCTCAAGCCCCCTGCCTCGGGCCTGCAGCTGCCCCCTTCAGGGTTCCTCCCAAGCCCTCTGCAGAAGGTGAGAGGGCCCAGCTCACCTGCCAGCCGGTGCCACTGTCCATCACACAGTGCCGCAGGGCATGTCACCCATGTGGCGAACTCACCAGCACCGTCGTTGGCCTGCAGCAGGACCTGGGGCAGGGGGTGGTCAGGAGTGCCCTGCGGAGCCCAGACCCACCCCAGGGCACAGCCCCCACACAGCTTACCTGCTTGTCCAGCACCTGCAGCTGTAGGTAGGGGGGTGCCTGGACCCTACCCATGTGGAAGATGAGGCTGCTGCTTGTCTGGGGCCGCACCTCCAGCTCCAGGCCCACGTCAGAGAGAGTGACCCCCAGGGTGTCTGTGGGGAGAGGCCACGAAGGGAGGAAGGCCCTGGCCCCTCCCTCTGGGCCCCCCCACACCAGGGGCACACACTGAGGGCACACCAGCCTCTGACTGACCTAGAGTGACAGCTCCCCCACTGCCTGTGAAGAGCAGGCCCTTCTCCAAGGGGCCTGAGGAGCAGGGTGTGACCCCCACCATCCTCGAGGGTTCCCCCAGGGGCCGCCCATCCAGCCTCAGTCTCTTCACGCAACCGCTGAACCTGGAGCTGCTCAGGGCTGCCTGTGGAGCACAGATGGGTGGGCAAGGGGTCAGGTCCCAGGGTGCTGAGGAGGCGGGCTGCCTGCGGCCAGACGGGAGCTGGTGTCGGGCAGTTCTCACCCGGAGCTTGGGGCTGCGGCTGCCAGGAGGGAGGCCCCCAACAAAGAGAGTGTGGGGCCAAGGGCCGTCTGCCTCCTGATGCTGCTGGCCAGGCCCCTCCTGGCCCTGGGCCCGGACCCCATCTGTCACCAGCTGGATccgcgtcctctcccagcgcacAGACACCTGCCGGCAGGGGAGAGGCACGTCAGGGTTGCTGTTCCCGGGGCCCTGCCCGTGTCCCCTCTCCCAACCCCTCACCGTGTGCCACTGGCCAGCCCGTAGACGTTGGTGGCTCCGGACGTGGACCTGGGGCCCAGGGCCTTCTGTCTGAGCGACCAAGTGTCCGCGGCTCAGGAGGAGAGCCAGTGAGGGGCTGCCAGCCGCCAGGGGGACTGCAAGGAGCAGGAGTCCTCGCGGGGCGTGAGGGCGGATGAGCAGAGAGAAGTGTGACCTGGAGGCCAAGCAGGGCTGTCAGCCAGGGgggcagcccctccccaccctccccacctgacCTGGCCTTACCGGTCCCCTGGGGGTGCCGGGAGGCCTGTAAACTCCAGGTGACTGGACAGGGCCCCACCAAACTGGTAGGCATCTTGGATGGTCCTGAGGGTCCGGGGTAGTGTGCAGGCAGGGTCCCGGGTGGGCTGGCGGCTGCGGCGGAAAGCCTGGGGGCAGCAGATAGGGATGGAGGGTGTGTGGAAGCCACCACCTGCCTACCCCCGGTTTGGCCTGCAAACCACCCGGGGCCCCACCTTCCGAGCTGCTGCAGCACGCAGTCCTCGTGACGCTGGTCCCAGAGTCTGCGTGTCGGGGGCCGGGGCGCAGCCTGAGCTCACGTTGACGCCGCCCACGCTCTGCTGCAGGTCAAACACTCGCTGAGGCCCCAGGAGTCTACAGAGGGAGGGGCCAGGTCAGCAGTGGAGGGGGGGGCTGGCCCGCCCCCTCCACGCCCACCCAGCTCACCGCAGCACGAAAACATTGCTGATGCAGCCCCTGAAGTTCCGGAAGTCGCTGGACCCTGGCAAACCTCCCAGGAGGAGCTGTGGGGGTCCCTCAGGCTGGGGCCCCAGGAGTGGTCCCCGGTGTGGCTTCATCTGTTGAAGCTGGTCATCCAAGTAGAGCCAGACCCTGGGGGGAAAGCAGTGTTACCCCACTTGGTCTCCAACCACCCGCTGCACCCAACGCCCCCCCCAGCTCTGTCGCCACCCCTAGCCCTGGAGACGCATGGAGAGGCCAGGTGGGGGGGGCTCACCCCGAGGCATTGCTGAAGAAAGCCACGTAATGGGGGGCACCGTCGGCAAAGCCTCCTCGTGTTTTCACCTCTGTCCTCATAAGCCGGAGTGTCACATGGCCCTGCTGCAGGGACACCTGGCATGGCCCATCCTGTGGACAGCAGCCAGGTCAGAGGCCAGCCAGGGGCCCAGACTCCCCGCTCCAGCCCCAAGCCCTCCACTAACGCACTGGGGAGGCCCGGTGGTAGAGGAGACCGCTGTCCTGGGTGCTGCGGAAGCCAAAGCCGGAGTAGACGGTCCCCGTGAGGGGCGGCACGTCGGGCAGCGACAGCGGCAGGAATCCGTGGCCATGCAGCGTGACGGCGCGTCCCACCTGAGGGAGGGCGACCGTGAGAGCCAGCGGCGCCGCCGGGGAcaggggcggggctgggggcgaCCGCGGTCACCCACCAGCAGGTCTGCGGTGCAGCCGGAGCTGATGCCCGTCGTGTTCAGCCTCTTGAGGTCCACGTACTTGCCCAGGGCTTTGATGCCCTTGACGCAGCCGCGCACCGAGCCTCCGAAGGGGAAGAGCCGCCGTAGGCTGTGGGGGGCCTGGTGTCAGGGCCGCCGTCCCCCGCGCCCCCTCCCCGGCCCGCCGCCCGCTGCGCACCCGGCGTTCCCACCTCGGGGGTAGCTGGGTGGGCGGCACCCCCCCCAGGTAGTAGGCATCGGCCAGCTCCAGCATGTTGTCCTCCTCCACGCTGAATACCGTGGCCCTCTCCACGCGCACCAGCACGCGCTTTCGGTTGCTCCGCAGCAGGAACACCTGGACCTGGAAGGCGCCGGTGCAGGGGCTTCAGGGCGAGCTGTGCTcccgcagcccccagcccccggcgGCCCTCCCCAGCCCCGGCCTACCGCCTTGCTGGCCGCGGTCAGGGGCGGCGGGGGCTGCATCGGGATGGCCTCCTTCAGGCCTGAGCCAAAGTTGTAGAGGAGCAGGAGGCGGCCCTCCTTCAAGGCCAGGCACAGAAACTGACCCTGAGGGGACAGGGAGGTCAGCTCAGCGCAGGGTGGGGCGGGGACGCTGGGTGGGCGGGGCAGCGGGGCACAGGGGCTGGCGTGGGGCGGGGTAGCACGGGGATGGGACAGGATGGGGACCGGTGGGCGGGGCGGGTAGCCACGCGCCTGGTGCTGCAGGAAGAAGACGATCCCGCTGGAGGACACGAGGCGCAGCTCCTGCTCAAAGCGCTTGGTGGTGCCGATCTGACTCTCCACGCTGATGCGGGCGAAGCCAGAGCCGTCCAGGTAGGAG
This sequence is a window from Manis pentadactyla isolate mManPen7 chromosome 5, mManPen7.hap1, whole genome shotgun sequence. Protein-coding genes within it:
- the ADRM1 gene encoding proteasomal ubiquitin receptor ADRM1 isoform X1, coding for MTTSGALFPSLVPGSRGSSNKYLVEFRAGKMSLKGTTVTPDKRKGLVYIQQTDDSLIHFCWKDRTSGNVEDDLIIFPDDCEFKRVPQCPSGRVYVLKFKAGSKRLFFWMQEPKTDQDEEHCRKVNEYLNNPPMPGALGTSGSGGHELSALGGEGGLQSLLGNMSHSQLMQLIGPAGLGGLGGLGALTGPGLASLLGSGGPPASSSSSSAAPALPSSRSQSAAVTPSSTTSSARTTPAPSAPAAASATSPSPAPSSGNGTGTAASPAQPIQLSDLQSILATMSVPAGPGGGQQVDLASVLTPEIMAPILANADVQERLLPYLPSGESLPQTAEEIQNTLTSPQFQQALGMFSAALASGQLGPLMCQFGLPAEAVEAANKGDVEAFAKAMQNSASPEQEGDGKDKKDEEEDMSLD
- the ADRM1 gene encoding proteasomal ubiquitin receptor ADRM1 isoform X2; translated protein: MTTSGALFPSLVPGSRGSSNKYLVEFRAGKMSLKGTTVTPDKRKGLVYIQQTDDSLIHFCWKDRTSGNVEDDLIIFPDDCEFKRVPQCPSGRVYVLKFKAGSKRLFFWMQEPKTDQDEEHCRKVNEYLNNPPMPGALGTSGSGGHELSALGGEGGLQSLLGNMSHSQLMQLIGPAGLGGLGGLGALTGPGLASLLGSGGPPASSSSSSSRSQSAAVTPSSTTSSARTTPAPSAPAAASATSPSPAPSSGNGTGTAASPAQPIQLSDLQSILATMSVPAGPGGGQQVDLASVLTPEIMAPILANADVQERLLPYLPSGESLPQTAEEIQNTLTSPQFQQALGMFSAALASGQLGPLMCQFGLPAEAVEAANKGDVEAFAKAMQNSASPEQEGDGKDKKDEEEDMSLD